TATAGCATTTTTTATTAACTCAATACCTTTATCCATATCTTTCATTAAAAAAGGATCATATAAATCTTCTAGGGATGCATTTATAAACCTATTTATATCATAGGCAGTTTTTATCCCCCTATTTACTAATACTTTAACTATAGCTTCATTTATGCCAGTTACTTTAGATAATCTCTTTATATTTACGTTACTGCATTTAATCATCCATCTTTTTTTCATAGATTTCACCTCTATAACATTATATACTAAATTAAAATTTTGCATATCAAAACCTTAAATTAATGAACAACTAATAATGAATAGTGAACAATTGTGGACATTTTTTCTCCACTTTGTTACATTTGACAATTGACAGAGGACAGAGGACAATGAAGGTTAATTTTTCTTCATTAACATTACGAAAAATTTTAAATTGTATAAAACCTTATAAAAGTTTAGCTTGCTAAACGAGTTTTCCATAGTACAACTATCTTTAACAAATCAAATAAAATTAAAACTTTTCTGAGTGCAACGAAGAAAAGTGTCTTTCACTGTCCTCTGTCAATTGTCCTCTGTCCTCTGCTCTGTCCTCTGCTCTGTCCTCTAAAATCATTAACTAAGGTTGTTCATTAAAAACTCTGTTTTTCAAGGGGTTGACAGCATATGTTCTTTAAAGGTAAAATCATTATGTTAATAATAATTATTTAAAAGGAGTTGTTATTGTTTTGGATAAATTGATTTTTGGAATTTCTGGTCTTCCTATAGGAGATGGAAATTCAAAATTTAATTATAAAACTGGTATAGAATATTTAAATTCCATAGGTTTAGATGCCATGGAACTTCCCTTTGTTAGATCTGTTAATATTACAGATAAGAATAAAGAAGAGGTTTTAAATGCTAAAATAGAAAATGATATTTATCTTTCTGCTCATGGTTCTTATTTTATAAACTTAAATGCTGTGGAATTAGAAAAGCAAGAAAAGTCTATGGAAAGAATTATAAAAGGAGCTGAGGGATTACAAAAGGTAAAAGGTAGAAGCTTAATTTTTCATCCTGGATTTTATCTAAAAGATACAAAAGAAAAGACTTTTAATACTATAAAAGAAAATCTTGAAAAGCTACCTTACTTTGGAGTGGACTACAGATTAGAAACCACAGGAAAACCTACTCAATTTGGTTCTTTAGAGGAAATTGTAGCACTTTGCAAGGATATTAAACACTGCAAGCCCTGCATAGATTTCTCTCATTTGCACGCAAGAGGTAACGGTGCATTAAAAAATTATGATGACTTTGCAAATATTTTAGATTATATGCACAAACATTTAGGATATGAAGCCTTAGAAGACATGCATATACATATATCTGGAATAAACTATGGAGAAAAAGGTGAAAGAAATCATCTTCCCTTCCTAGAAAGCGACTTTAATTATAAAGATTGCATGAAAGCTTTCAAAAGCTTTGATATTAAAGGTTGCATTATATGTGAAAGTCCTATTTTAGAAAAAGACGCTCTTTTGCTTAAAGAATACTACAAGGCTTTATAGTTAATGAATAACGAATAATGAACGAGGACAGAGGACAGAGGACAGAGGACAATGAAGGTTAATTTTTCTTCATTAACATTACGAAAAATTTTAAATTTATAAGATCTTTAAGTTTAGCTAAAGCTAAACTTAATTAAATCTAAGATACCTTCAATGTTCAGCTTTGCTAAACGAGTTTTTTATGCTACAACTATCTTTAACAAATAAAATAAAATTAAAACTTTTCTGAGTGTAACGAAGAAAAGTGTCCTTCACTGTCCTCTGTCAATTGTCCTATGTCCTCTGAAAAAGTGTTCTCAATTCTCCACTCTCCATTTTCAATTATAACCAAAGTTATTCATTAAAATAAGCTCTTCGCATGCTTTTTTAACGTCTTCTTTTCCTAGTATGCCGGATATAACTGCAATTCCATCTATATTAGTTCCCTTAAGTTTTTGTACATTGGTTTCGTTTACTCCTCCTATTGCCACTACGGGAATATTCACAGTTTTTTTTATTTCTTTAAGAGTTTCTATAGATGTACTTTCTGCATCTTTTTTGCTATTTGTAGGAAACATTGCTCCTACTCCTAAATAATCTGCTCCATCCATTTGAGCTTTTAGAGCATCTTCTATAGTATTTGCAGATAACCCTAAAATTTTATCTTCTCCTATTATCTTTCTTACAACATCTGCCGGTAAATCCTTCTGACCTATATGCACTCCTTCTGCATCTACTGCTAGAGCTATATCCACCCTGTCATTTATTATTAGTGGTACATTGTATTTGTCTGTTATATTTTTTATTTCCTTTGCTATTTCATAAAATTCTTTTGATGAAATATCTTTTTCTCTTAATTGCACTAAAGTAACTCCACCTAATATGGCATCTTCCACTGCCTTTTTTAAATCTCTTCCCTTTAATACATCTCTATCTGTTACTAAATAAAGAGTACAATCTAAATTTTTATTACCCATTATAAATCTTTCCCCTTTCTTTAAATGAATTTTCATTAAGATTATATATGCTATCTATTAAAGCTGTTCTAAAGGAACTTGGCCCTAAATTTTTAGTTTTTTCATAGGCAATTTCTCCTGCGATACCCATGGATGTAACTCCTGATAATGTAGCTTGTAAATAATCTTTTTCTGCTCCACAATAAGATGCTATTACAGAGGTGCACATACAACCTGTTCCTGTAATTTTAGACATGATGCTACTTCCATTTTCTACAATGTAAATATCTTTTTTAAATCCTATTACATCCTTTTCTCCAGTTATTGCAATTACTGCATTGTATTTTTCCGAAAGATTTTTAACTAGTTTAATTCTTTCTTCAATAGAATTATCTTCATCGCAACTTTCTGCATCTACTCCTTTTGTTGATGCATCCATACCAGATAAAACCTTTACCTCTGATATGTTCCCTCTTATTACTGAAAATTTTATTTCCCTTAAAAGTTCCAAAGCTATATGAGTTCTATATTTGGTAGCTCCAACTCCTACTGGATCTAAAATAACAGGTATATTTAATTCATTTGATTTTTTCCCTGCCAAAAGCATGGACTTAACTGTCTTTTGATTCAAAGTTCCTATATTTATAACCAAAGCCGAAGCTATAGACACCATATCCTCAACTTCATTTATATCATCTGCCATCACTGGCGACGCTCCTATAGCCAATACTATATTTGCGCAATCATTTACCGTTACATAATTTGTTATATGATGAATCAAAGGATTTTTTTCTTTTATTTTTAATAAGCTATTATATATTTTTTCATAAATTTCCACGATAACCCCCCCTTTTTTTAATGAACAACTAACAGTTAATAATGAATAATTATGGATATTTTTTCTCCGCTTTGTTACATTTGACAATTGACAGAGGACAGAGGACAATGAAGGTTAATTTTTCTTCATTAACATTACGAAAAATTTTAAATTGTATAAAACCTTACAAAAGTTTAGCTAAAGCTAAACTTTTATAAATTGACTAAATCTAAAACGCCTTCGATGTTTAGCTTGCTAAACGAGTTTTCCATAATACAACTATCTTTAACAAATCAAATAAAATTAAAACTTTTCTGAGTGTAACGAAGAAAAGCGTCCTTCATTCTCAATTCTCCACTTTCCATTTTCAATTATATCTAATAAGATTAAAGCTCTTCTGACGCCAGGAAGAAAAACTGTCAATTGTCCTCTGTCCTCTGTCCTTTGTCCTCTAAATAAAGTTCATAAAAGTGGTTTGTAGGTCCTACTCCTTTTCCTATATCTAATGAATGTTCTATGGCTATTTGTATATAGTCTTTAGCTTTTTTTACACTTTCTTCTAAGTTGTAGCCTAGTGCTAAGTTTGAGGCTATGGCTGAAGATAGTGTACATCCTGTTCCATGGGTATTTTTAGTATTTATACGCTTTGAAGAGAAATAGCTGACTTTTTCTTTACTGTATAAAATGTCTATAGCTTCTCCTTCTAGGTGTCCACCTTTCATAAGTACACTTTTAGGTCCCATTTTCATTATTATTTCAGCGGCTTTTTCCATTTTTTCTTTGCTATCAATAGGTATTATTTTTTTTATATCCTCTTCAATTTTACCTTCTTCTTCATAGGTTTTTATTATTTCCTCTGCTTCTGGTAAATTAGGAGTTATTACATCCGCTAAAGGTAATAATTTTTCTATAAGAGTTTTTTTAGATTCTGGTGCTAATAAATCGTATCCACTTTTGGATATCATAACAGGGTCTACTACTACATTTTTAGCCTTATACTCTTTTAATTTTTCTGCTATTATTTCTATGGTTTCTATTTTGGATACCATTCCAATTTTAACCGCATCTACTTCTATATCTGTAAATATGGCATCTATTTGTTTTGCTATGATATCTTTGTCTATATCCTGTACTGCAAAAACTCCTTGGGTGTTTTGTGCTGTTACTGCTGTTATTACACTCATTCCAAATACTTTATGAGCTGACATAGTCTTTATATCTGCTTGAATACCAGCTCCTCCTGAACTATCTGAACCTGCAATGGTTAATGCTTTTTTCAAAATTATCCCCTCCATAAAACTTCATTCTTATTAAGTATTTTTTCTCCAATTAATTTTATTATAGTATATCCTATAATACTTCCCCCTACACTACTTATGGAAAAAGGCACTATAAAAAATAAACCTGCAACTTCTTTTCCCATTATGAATTTTGCCATAGGGAAAGCTAGTAATCCTCCTATTAAACCTGTTCCAATGATTTCTCCTAAAACTGCTAAAAATTCTTTTCCTGTTTTTTTATACAAAACACCTGCAATAGCTGCCCCTATCATGCTTCCAGGAAAAGCTAATAAAGAACCTGTTCCAACTATATTTCTTAAAAAAGATATACAAAATGCTATAGATACACTATAAAAAGGCCCTAATATTACTGCAGATATGACATTTATTGCATGTTGTACTGGAAAACATTTAGCTGCTCCTATAGGTATAAATATTAAATTTCCTAAGAAAGCTCCTAAAGCTACTAGTAACGCTGAAAATGTTAATTTTTTAGTATTCATATTATACTCCTCCATATTTTTATAAAAAATAAAAGCACAGACAACGTAAGTCTGCACTTTTGCATTCAAATAGTAGAACTATATAAATATAAAATATATAGTAAACCATTCTCCCTACGCTGGCATTATCCAGATCAGGTAAAGGGTCTAAGAATCCAGTTCTTACTCTCAGCTGGCATTATCCAGCTCCCCTGAAATTTTATTCTATTGTTACCTAAATGATACTACAGCATTTTTTAACAGTCAAGTGTGACTACTGAATTATTTGTATACTAGGATTATTTAAAATCCTTTTTATGATGTTATTTATGTAGTATCCATCTATATCTTTGTAGTCCTCTTTATTTGGAAATACTCCTTTATAATCATTATACATTATTTCATGACAAGTTAAATCCTTTGCCAGCTGTACAGATCTTTCCCATCTTAATTCCTGTTTTAGTTTAATTCCTTTAATTGCTTTTTTTATTTTATCCTGTTTAAAATAATTTTTATCATCTTTAACTTCTTCTATTGCCTTATTTATAAGGGCTATTGCTTTATTTACATTGTCTTTATGTACAGATAATTGTATACAAAATAGCTTTATTCCCTTTTCATTTTTTATAAAACTTCCAATATCATAAGCTAGGGAATTTTCTGTTCTTATTGTATGGTATAAAATACTACTCGTACCTTCTCCAAAATAAAAATTAAATATATCCATTGCCTTTATTTCTTTACTTTTTAACATGTGTATAGGGTAAGCATATTGTATTTTTGCACCTTCTATACCTTGTTTTATTTTTACAAATATTCCTGGATTATTTAGCTCATATAGATAATTTTCATTAACTTTTTCTATATTAGTTTTTTCTTCTTCCTTTATTAAATATTTTTCTATAATTTTCTTTACCTTCTCAAATTCTAAAGAAGAAACCACAGATATTGTCATATTGTTTAATTTATAAAATTTATTATAAAAAGCTTTTATCTGATTTAAAGTTATGGAGTTTAAACTGTTTTCATTTCCTATAATAAGCTCTTTTATTCTTCTATTTTCAAAGGCATTATAAAAAAGTTCATCTTCACAATATTGGTCATTATCATCTTTCCAGTCCTTTAATTCCTGTTTAATTATATCCATTTCTTCCCTAAATCCTTTTTCTTTTAAAGTTGCATTTAATACTATGTCTAAAAATACTTCTATTCCCTTATGAAATTCTTCTGATAAAGTGGTTCCATAATATATTACATAAGGGTAATTTGTCATAGCATTTTGAAAACCAAATATTTCATCACATAATAAATTTATTTCTTGCTCTTTTCTATTTTTTGTTTCTTTAAATACCATATGTTCCACTACATGAGCTGTTCCATAAGGAAAGCCTTCTTCCCTTATTGCTCCTGCATCAAATCCTATGCAAAAGGAAGTTATATGACCACTTATTTTTTTATATATAAGCTTAGTTCCATTTTTCAATATTATATCTTGCATTTTTATCACCTACATTAAATATTTTTTAATTTCTGTAAAACATCTCACATAAAATATATTATATTATATAATTAACTTAGGGTGATAATATGAATTTAAAGGATAATATAAAACAATTTATTTTATATGCTCTAATAGGCAGCTCTAATGTTGTTATAGACTTTTGTATTCTAAATATGCTTTGGATGGTAACGGGTATCTATAAAGGTGCGGCTAATATTCTATTTAAATTTATATCCTTTATTTTTTATTCATTAAATGGATACTATTGGAATAAAAAATATACCTTTAAAACAGAGGGCTCTTTTTTAAAATTTGCCTCTGTTTTAGGTATAGCGGCTATAATAAATTCAATTATTTTATCTATAATGTCTATTTATAATATCTTAGGTATATCTGATTTACTATGGTCAAATATATGTGCTTTAACAGCTTCTATTATTACTGGAATAGGAAGCTTTCTTATAAATAAATTATATATATTTAAAAAAGTTGCCTAATTATTATATTGCTATTATTGTCTTAAAATATTTATTAAGTCATAGAAATAATATTTTTTATTTCTTTTATATTTTGATTTCCTTTAAACTCTCCTGGATTTCTATTTTTTCCTCTTACTTCTCCAGATAATAATATTTTATGCATTTCTTTAATTAATCTTGTTGATATAGGTATTCTTCCTATTAAATTCTCGCCAATTCTTAGTGCCTCAGAATAATTTAATACTTCCTGAATATCATCTGTTTTTTTGTTTTCATCAGCTCCATACTCTAGCATATCATCTAAAGTTACCTGTGTTCCTTCTATTGAACTTTATTCATACAACATAGATTCTTTTAATTCCTGTAATTCTTTTGTATCTATTATATTTTCTAATATTTTAAAAGCAAAATCTAAAGCTGTAGAAGGTCCCCTACTGGTTATTATATTATCATGTTGAACCACTCTATCTTCTTTATAATTAGCTCCTTTTAATTCTTCTTCAAACCCTGGATAGGAAGTTATGTTCTTATTTTCTATAATATCTGCTTCTTTTAATATTATAGGTGCTGCACAAATAGCTGCTATTAATTTATTTTCTTTGTTAAATTGTTTTATTATTTCTATAACCTGTTTATTATCTCTTAAATTAGCAGCTCCTGGCATACCACCTGGTAGCACTATGCCTGAAAAATCATACTCCTTAAAGTCTTTTAAAAGTATATCAGCCTTTACATATACATTATGAGTTCCTTTTACCATTTTTTCCTCACTTATAGAACAAGTTTTACAATCAACTCCAACTCTTCTTAAAACATCCACTACTGTTAATGCTTCGATTTCCTCAAAACCCTTTGCTAACATTACAACTATTTTTTTCACATTTATTACCTCCACATCATTTTGTATTTTTAAGTATTATATATAGTATAATTAATTAGAAACAACACGTAAAATAAAAAAATTACGATGTAATTTTTTTAACAGAGGACAGTTCATTTGACAATTGACAGAGGACAGAGGACAATGAAGGATGATTTTCTTCCTTACGTCAGAAAATCTTTAATCTTATTAGTTAGAATTGAAAATGGAGAATGGAAAGTGGAAAATGATTGACAACTTTTCTCCATTAACATTACGAAAAGTTTTTAATTTTATAAGATCTTTAGGTTTAGCTAAAGATAAACCTTTTTTATATTAGACAAATCTAAACTATCCTTAATTCTTCATTCTCGACTTTCCATTTTCAATTATATCTACATTGACATTTTTATTGATGGCTGGTTTAGCGAAGCTAAACATCGCTTTAGTTTTTAAGAACATTAAAATTAAGTCAGGTTATCGCCTTAAAATCTTTAGTTTTAGCTAAATACAAAAATTTATATAATGAAATATTTTTTGCAACGAAGTAAAAAAATCCTCAATAATTATTCATTGTTCCCTGTTCATTATTCATTGATTAACGGCGGCCTATCGGCTTGCGACACAGTCGCTAGATTAATAGCAAGTAATTAAAATAAATTATTATATAAAAGTTAATTTATTTTAAACCTGGGCAGATTCTATAAAATTAAAATTTTTTTGTAATGACAATGAAGAAAAAATATCTATCATTTTCAATTTTCAACTTTCAATTTTTAATTACATTATAAAATCATCCTTCATTGTCCTATGTCCTCTGTCAATTGTCAATTGAACTGTCCTATGTCCTCTGTCAATTGTCAATTGAACTGTCCTCTGTCCTCTGTCAATTGTCAAATGAACTGTCCTCTGTCAATTGTCAATTGAACTGTCCTCTGTCCTCTGTCAATTGTCCTCTATAAAAATTTTGTGACGCAAAATTTTTATTTTGTGTTATAATATAAAAAGATAAATCGAATTTAAAAAGAGGTGATTTTATGAATCAAGTTGGTTATGTTACAAAAATTGAGGGTGAAAAAGCCCATATTATTTTTAAGAGAATGTCTAGTTGTGGTGATAAATGTGCTAACTGTTCTGGTGGATGTGAAGTACCTCCATTGGTATTGGATATAGATAATACTTTAATGGCTGAGCCCGGAGATGCTGTTGCTGTAAATATGGAGGATAATACTTTCTTTAAATTTACTTTCTTTGCTTATGCCCTTCCTCTTATGCTTATGCTTTTAGGTGTAGCTATAGCCTACATAACTACTAAAAGTGAAACAACTGCTGCTTTTACAGGATTAGGTTTTCTTGCAGTATCTTATGGTATTTTGAGAATAGTAAACAATAATCATGTTAAAAATCAATCTAAATCTGTAACTATGATGAAAATATTATCAGAAGAAGAAATTAATAGATTAGGAATGTAATTTAAATAAAGAAGGGGTACAAGCAATTGTAACCCTTCTTTTATTATTATTTATTATTCATTTTTTGCCCAATTCATAGATCTCTTAACAGCTTCGTGCCATCCATCTAGTAGTTCTTTTCTTCTTTCTTCAGTCATATCTGGTTCAAAAGTCTTAGAAATTGCCCAGTTTTGAGCTACATCTTTTTTATCTTTCCAATATCCTACTGCAAGTCCTGCAAGGTATGCAGCTCCTAATGCAGTAGTTTCAATTACTTCTGGTCTTTGAACAGGCACTCCTAATATATCTGCTTGGAATTGCATTAAGAAGTCATTTGCGCTAGCTCCACCATCTACTCTAAGAGCTTTCAAATCTATTCCTGAATCTTCTCTCATTGCATTTAAAACATCATAGGTTTGATATGCTAAGGATTCAAGTGTCGCTCTTATAAAGTGCTCTTTTGTAGCTCCTCTAGTAAGTCCTACTATGGCTCCTCTTGCATATGGGTCCCAATAAGGTGCTCCAAGACCTACAAATGCTGGTACCATATATACTCCATTTGTATCTTCTACTGCTGTAGCATATTTTTCTGATTCTGGAGAGTCTTTAAGCATTCTAAGTTCATCTCTTAACCATTGTATAGCAGCTCCTCCTATGAATATACTACCTTCTAGGGCATATTCAACTTTGCCATCAATACCAAAAGCTATAGTTGTTAATAGTCCATTTTCTGACTTAACAGCTTTTTCTCCTGTATTCATAAGCAAGAAACATCCTGTTCCATAAGTATTTTTAGCTGTTCCCTCTTGATGACAAATTTGTCCAAATAGGGCCGCTTGTTGGTCTCCTGCAACTCCTGCTATAGGAATAGATGTTCCAAATAGAGTAGAATTAGTTTCCCCATAAACATAACTTGATGGCTTAACCTCTGGAAGCATTGATTTCGGAATATCCAATATTTCTAATAGTTCATCATCCCATTTTAATTCATGTATATTATATATCATAGTTCTTGATGCATTTGAATAATCAGTTACATGAACTCTTCCCTTTGTAAGATTCCATATTAACCAAGTATCTACTGTACCAAACAATAAGTTTCCTTTTTCCGCTTCTTCTCTTGCTCCTTGAACATTGTCAAGTATCCATTTTATTTTTGTTCCTGAGAAATAAGCATCTAATACAAGTCCTGTTTTCTCTCTAATTTTTTCTGTTAAACCTTTTTCCTTTAATGTATCACATATTGGAGCTGTTCTTCTACATTGCCAAACTATAGCATTGTATACAGGTAGTCCTGTCCTCTTGTCCCATACTATGGTAGTTTCCCTTTGATTTGTAATTCCTATCCCAGCTATATCAGTAGCATCTATATTAGCCTTTGCCATTGCTTCTGTAGCTACACTAAATTGAGTTGCCCATATTTCCATTGGATCATGTTCTACCCAACCAGCCTTTGGATATATTTGTTTGAATTCTCTTTGAGCTACACTTACAATAAGTCCTCTCTCATTGAATATTATACACCTTGAACTAGTTGTTCCTTGGTCTAAAGCCATTACATACTTTGCCATAGTACAATTCCCCCCATTTTTATTTTAGTGAACTCTAATTTTCGCTTTAACTTTCAAAGCTTAAAATTAAAGGTTTACATTATCTATATAAAAAAAGCCATAAATAAGAAACCCTTTACGAGTGTTCTTAAAATATGGCTCTCTTATACTCCGCCTTTTTATTATTTTTACTATATAAATATATTATATTATAATTTATAGAAATTATCAATATTTTCTATAAATTCCACAGTTCCATTGTACTTGTAGATACTGCAATGGCTCCTGAGGATAAACAATCCATAACATCTTTTTTTGTTTTAATCAATCCTCCTGATATTATGGGCATTTTTATTTCCCCTTCAATATTTTCTTTTTTACCTATAGCTTTAATTGAAATTCCTGGCATAACTTCTATAGCATGCGGTGATATTTCATGTATATTTTTTACACCAGTTTTTAAGAATAAAGAATCCACTACAAAAACTCTTTGTATAGTATAAAGTCCTAAATGTTTACCATGTTTTATGCAACTTATTTTAGTAGTAATTATACCTTCTGGCTTTGCTATTTCTTTTATATATTCTAAACCTCGATTATCTCCTTTTAATCCTTCTATTAAATCTACATGTACAAATACAATTTTATTTTTTTTTCTAATTTTATCACATATATATCCTATATTCATAATATTTCCGTATAATACAAAAACTATTTTAGCTTCACTTAATATGGCAGCTTCTAAATCCTCATCATTTCTTATAGCTGCTATTATAGGATTCTCTATAAGCATTTTCTCTATACTTTCCATAAACTACTCCTTAAGCTTTTTTTCCTAATTTCATTACCTCAATTTCTTTTATTATATCTTTCATATTTTTTTCCATACTAATTTCTACTGCTGCAGTTATAGCACCCTCTACTAAGGCAGTATCTACAATCTCTACTTTTTCCCTTCTATCTTCTGGTAAAAATTCTAAAGCCATTTCAGCATTCATAAGGGCACTTCCTAGATCAAATAGTATAATGACCCCTTCATCTGAATAAACCTTATCGATAGCCCTTAGTATTAAATCTATATCTGTTCCTATTCTTCCATCTTTTGTTCCACCTGCTGAGGCTATAGGCACATCTGGAGCCATTTGTAAGGACAATTCTTTAACTCCTTCTGCTACTTTGTTACTATGGGATACTATTACCATTCCTACCATGCAAATCCCTCCTATTGTTTGTCAAATTTATTTTTCACATATATATTTGTATA
This window of the Clostridium cochlearium genome carries:
- a CDS encoding TIM barrel protein, with the translated sequence MDKLIFGISGLPIGDGNSKFNYKTGIEYLNSIGLDAMELPFVRSVNITDKNKEEVLNAKIENDIYLSAHGSYFINLNAVELEKQEKSMERIIKGAEGLQKVKGRSLIFHPGFYLKDTKEKTFNTIKENLEKLPYFGVDYRLETTGKPTQFGSLEEIVALCKDIKHCKPCIDFSHLHARGNGALKNYDDFANILDYMHKHLGYEALEDMHIHISGINYGEKGERNHLPFLESDFNYKDCMKAFKSFDIKGCIICESPILEKDALLLKEYYKAL
- the thiE gene encoding thiamine phosphate synthase produces the protein MGNKNLDCTLYLVTDRDVLKGRDLKKAVEDAILGGVTLVQLREKDISSKEFYEIAKEIKNITDKYNVPLIINDRVDIALAVDAEGVHIGQKDLPADVVRKIIGEDKILGLSANTIEDALKAQMDGADYLGVGAMFPTNSKKDAESTSIETLKEIKKTVNIPVVAIGGVNETNVQKLKGTNIDGIAVISGILGKEDVKKACEELILMNNFGYN
- the thiM gene encoding hydroxyethylthiazole kinase; this encodes MEIYEKIYNSLLKIKEKNPLIHHITNYVTVNDCANIVLAIGASPVMADDINEVEDMVSIASALVINIGTLNQKTVKSMLLAGKKSNELNIPVILDPVGVGATKYRTHIALELLREIKFSVIRGNISEVKVLSGMDASTKGVDAESCDEDNSIEERIKLVKNLSEKYNAVIAITGEKDVIGFKKDIYIVENGSSIMSKITGTGCMCTSVIASYCGAEKDYLQATLSGVTSMGIAGEIAYEKTKNLGPSSFRTALIDSIYNLNENSFKERGKIYNG
- the thiD gene encoding bifunctional hydroxymethylpyrimidine kinase/phosphomethylpyrimidine kinase yields the protein MKKALTIAGSDSSGGAGIQADIKTMSAHKVFGMSVITAVTAQNTQGVFAVQDIDKDIIAKQIDAIFTDIEVDAVKIGMVSKIETIEIIAEKLKEYKAKNVVVDPVMISKSGYDLLAPESKKTLIEKLLPLADVITPNLPEAEEIIKTYEEEGKIEEDIKKIIPIDSKEKMEKAAEIIMKMGPKSVLMKGGHLEGEAIDILYSKEKVSYFSSKRINTKNTHGTGCTLSSAIASNLALGYNLEESVKKAKDYIQIAIEHSLDIGKGVGPTNHFYELYLEDKGQRTEDN
- the thiW gene encoding energy coupling factor transporter S component ThiW; amino-acid sequence: MNTKKLTFSALLVALGAFLGNLIFIPIGAAKCFPVQHAINVISAVILGPFYSVSIAFCISFLRNIVGTGSLLAFPGSMIGAAIAGVLYKKTGKEFLAVLGEIIGTGLIGGLLAFPMAKFIMGKEVAGLFFIVPFSISSVGGSIIGYTIIKLIGEKILNKNEVLWRG
- a CDS encoding M16 family metallopeptidase, producing MQDIILKNGTKLIYKKISGHITSFCIGFDAGAIREEGFPYGTAHVVEHMVFKETKNRKEQEINLLCDEIFGFQNAMTNYPYVIYYGTTLSEEFHKGIEVFLDIVLNATLKEKGFREEMDIIKQELKDWKDDNDQYCEDELFYNAFENRRIKELIIGNENSLNSITLNQIKAFYNKFYKLNNMTISVVSSLEFEKVKKIIEKYLIKEEEKTNIEKVNENYLYELNNPGIFVKIKQGIEGAKIQYAYPIHMLKSKEIKAMDIFNFYFGEGTSSILYHTIRTENSLAYDIGSFIKNEKGIKLFCIQLSVHKDNVNKAIALINKAIEEVKDDKNYFKQDKIKKAIKGIKLKQELRWERSVQLAKDLTCHEIMYNDYKGVFPNKEDYKDIDGYYINNIIKRILNNPSIQIIQ
- a CDS encoding GtrA family protein, which produces MNLKDNIKQFILYALIGSSNVVIDFCILNMLWMVTGIYKGAANILFKFISFIFYSLNGYYWNKKYTFKTEGSFLKFASVLGIAAIINSIILSIMSIYNILGISDLLWSNICALTASIITGIGSFLINKLYIFKKVA
- a CDS encoding DJ-1 family glyoxalase III; translated protein: MKKIVVMLAKGFEEIEALTVVDVLRRVGVDCKTCSISEEKMVKGTHNVYVKADILLKDFKEYDFSGIVLPGGMPGAANLRDNKQVIEIIKQFNKENKLIAAICAAPIILKEADIIENKNITSYPGFEEELKGANYKEDRVVQHDNIITSRGPSTALDFAFKILENIIDTKELQELKESMLYE
- a CDS encoding SoxR reducing system RseC family protein, which codes for MNQVGYVTKIEGEKAHIIFKRMSSCGDKCANCSGGCEVPPLVLDIDNTLMAEPGDAVAVNMEDNTFFKFTFFAYALPLMLMLLGVAIAYITTKSETTAAFTGLGFLAVSYGILRIVNNNHVKNQSKSVTMMKILSEEEINRLGM
- the glpK gene encoding glycerol kinase GlpK, which gives rise to MAKYVMALDQGTTSSRCIIFNERGLIVSVAQREFKQIYPKAGWVEHDPMEIWATQFSVATEAMAKANIDATDIAGIGITNQRETTIVWDKRTGLPVYNAIVWQCRRTAPICDTLKEKGLTEKIREKTGLVLDAYFSGTKIKWILDNVQGAREEAEKGNLLFGTVDTWLIWNLTKGRVHVTDYSNASRTMIYNIHELKWDDELLEILDIPKSMLPEVKPSSYVYGETNSTLFGTSIPIAGVAGDQQAALFGQICHQEGTAKNTYGTGCFLLMNTGEKAVKSENGLLTTIAFGIDGKVEYALEGSIFIGGAAIQWLRDELRMLKDSPESEKYATAVEDTNGVYMVPAFVGLGAPYWDPYARGAIVGLTRGATKEHFIRATLESLAYQTYDVLNAMREDSGIDLKALRVDGGASANDFLMQFQADILGVPVQRPEVIETTALGAAYLAGLAVGYWKDKKDVAQNWAISKTFEPDMTEERRKELLDGWHEAVKRSMNWAKNE
- a CDS encoding glycerol-3-phosphate responsive antiterminator, with product MESIEKMLIENPIIAAIRNDEDLEAAILSEAKIVFVLYGNIMNIGYICDKIRKKNKIVFVHVDLIEGLKGDNRGLEYIKEIAKPEGIITTKISCIKHGKHLGLYTIQRVFVVDSLFLKTGVKNIHEISPHAIEVMPGISIKAIGKKENIEGEIKMPIISGGLIKTKKDVMDCLSSGAIAVSTSTMELWNL
- the dhaM gene encoding dihydroxyacetone kinase phosphoryl donor subunit DhaM; the encoded protein is MVGMVIVSHSNKVAEGVKELSLQMAPDVPIASAGGTKDGRIGTDIDLILRAIDKVYSDEGVIILFDLGSALMNAEMALEFLPEDRREKVEIVDTALVEGAITAAVEISMEKNMKDIIKEIEVMKLGKKA